GAATCGTGGTcagaaacaaatgtaaaaaaaaaagggtttacTCTTCTACTCTTGCTTTATTCTCTCACCCTCTTTTCTCCATGTGAGGCACTACTTGTTTAGTCAGAAGGAATGCTGCTGTCACATTGACATGTAATATCTGAGGAACACAATCACAAGAACAAAACTAAGTATGTGGTAGAAGTGTAAAATAAGTTCAACAACAGAGGCAGGAACAAAGGCTGGGCATCATCTGTAAAAGGTGAGGACCCAGAACATCGAGTAGTGATGGATCTGGTAGGTTTTGCTCAGCATTACTCTTTTAAGAGATGAACtgtcatatacatatacatacatacactgctcaaaaaagggaacactcaaataacacatcctagatctgaatgaatgaaatattctcattgaatactttgttctgtacaaagttgaatgtgctgacaacaaaatcacacaaaaatcatcaatggaaatcaaatttattaaccaatggaggcggatggagcaagacatgatgtcccagatgagctcaatgggattcaggtctggggaatgggcgggccagtccatagcttcaatgccttcatcttgcaggaactgctgacacactccagccacatgaggtctagcattgtcctgcattaggaggaacccagggccaaccgcaccagcatatggtctcacaaggagtctgaggatctcatcttggtacctaatggcagtcaggctacctctggtgagcacatggagggctgtgcggccctccaaagaaatgccaccccacaccattactgacccactgccaaaccggtcatgctgaaggatgttgcaggcagcagatcgctctccacggcgtctccagactctgtcacgtctgtcacatgtgctcagtgtgaacctgctttcatctgtgaagagcacagggcaccagtagCGAATTTGCTCCAATGAGCCAAtgaatcctggtgttctctggcaaatgccaagtatcctgcacagtgttgggctgtgagcacaacccccatctgtggacgttgggccctcataccatcctcatgaagttggtttctaaccgtttgtgcagacacatgcacatttgtggcctgctggaggtcattttgcagggctctggcagtgctcctcctgttcctccctgcacaaaggcggaggtagcggtcctgctgctgggttgttgccctcctacggcctcctccacgtctcctggtgtactggcctgtctcctggtagcacctccagcctctggacactacgctgacagacacagcaaaccttcttgccacagctcgcattgatgtgccatcctgtatgagctgcactacctgagcctcttgtgtgggttgtagagtctgtctcatggtaccacgagtgtgaaagcaccaccaacattcaaaagtgaccaaaacatcagccagaaagcagaaaggtactgagaagtgatctgtggtccccacctgcagaaccactgctttattgagtgtgtcttgctaattgccaataatttccacctgttgtctattccatttgcacaacagctgtgaaattgattgtcaatcagtgttgctccctaagtggacagtttgatttcacagaagtttgatttacttggagttatattgtgttgtttaagtgttccctttatttttttgagcagtgtacatacatacacacctacatatatataaatacagttgTCATCTTGCTatactattcaaatgtaataacagaattacatattttattaccaCAATTAAttcacattgtgtttttttttttttgttgacaaAGTCATgtgcatattgtcactgtcaaacCAAAACTTGGTATctcctaaaacatttttaccttGCAATGTAAGTATATATAAcaagtttttagtttttaatctaacacattttagaccattttatgcatccatttatcatgaaattttgatacAGTGTGAATGGAATATGCTGTTTACTAATTTTATACAAAACAcccaaggttttgtttcaacagcatACCTTGTTCCAGACTTCTTCTGTAGAGTCTAGGATATTTCCAAAGAAAGGGTTCACTGCTGCATTAGAGACCAGAAAATCAATACCCCCACATTGCTCCAGAGtctaaggaaaaaaaatgacataacaGAAATCTCCAAAATACACAAAGTGACAATTTTCCTACGTATTTATTGAGAGAAAAGGGACTAAGAGCTTACTGTGCTGATCAGTTTCTCTCTGTCCTCACTGTTTCCCACATTACAGCAGGTGCCAGTCACCTGGATATTTTCACTGCGCAACAGTGACACGGCCTTGTCCACGTTGGCTTGCCGACGACTGCTGACAACAACATGAGCTCCTCTCTTCCCCAGTGACTGTGCAGTAGCCAAGCCTATCCTGAAAATCAGGTTATTACACTATTTTTTGACAACCTCATATTTTACACTGTGTCTGTAACAATGGCTAATAATTATGTCTGCTGTTGTTACTTAATCTTGACAGCTACAATAGCCAAAAACTGCATGAACTGCAAAAGCAGAAGATTTGGTACCCATCTGTGGATGCCGTAACTATGGCAACTTTTCCAGCCAGGCTGCCCTGGGACATCATTCTTCTACCAGCAACTCCGTTGGTCAAAAGGCACTTGGTGAATGCCCTCAACATTTCCTTAAGATTATgataagaaaagagaaaatgttatATTACCATATTAGAATGACCAGTAAAATCCATAATGACAGCCATTTGTACGTAGTTAGAGAGCAGCAATTTTTTTCATATAATAGAATCACAGAAATATTGCCATATAGCCTAAAATCTGAAACTACAAACTAGATTTCCTTAcacaagtgatttttttttcagaaagaaCTGAAAAAGTAATGGCAACTTCAGTGGTCTATTCTTAATAATCAATCGGATTTCTTTCTAGCTCATGCCTGGCATGGTGACTTTAGAAATATGAGCGGCTGCTCAAGAGAATCCCATTCTATTATcgatgcttttctatggagttTACACAAACCGTGTGTGGGCAATTGATTTACTGTGTCGGCAATGGGTGCATCTGGGGTGGAATTTAACAGATGTTTTACATTTCTGATTAATTCAATTGTTGTGCTGTGACAGTCATTAAGAGCAGTGCAATGTGAAATGATACACTGTACTGAAACTTGGATTTCTTCACAGTGCTGGTAACAGGACCCAAGGATCACAGtgtttacaatgcaaatatagccattttatttataatccaAAACACAAAGTGAACCTGAACATAAGCTGTGCGTGTAATGAGAATggtaaaacagcagtaaaactgaaaaaaaagttttctttgggtgctGTTTTGCTTTATAACACTCTGCATGCATCTCTCCAGCTGAACtgatttaaatatgttttacacCA
This window of the Pygocentrus nattereri isolate fPygNat1 chromosome 2, fPygNat1.pri, whole genome shotgun sequence genome carries:
- the dhrs4 gene encoding dehydrogenase/reductase SDR family member 4; the encoded protein is MLRAFTKCLLTNGVAGRRMMSQGSLAGKVAIVTASTDGIGLATAQSLGKRGAHVVVSSRRQANVDKAVSLLRSENIQVTGTCCNVGNSEDREKLISTTLEQCGGIDFLVSNAAVNPFFGNILDSTEEVWNKILHVNVTAAFLLTKQVVPHMEKRGGGSVVLVSSVAGYQPMQGLGPYSVSKTALLGLTRALAPDLAQSNIRINCVAPGIIKTRFSTALWQSEDLRNELLKQMSIKRLGKPEDIGEVIAFLCSDEASFITGETITVTGGMNSRL